The window GCCTGGCGATCCTCGGCCACCTCATCGAGCACCGCCTGAGCCATTTCCACCGACTTGATCGAACCCGCAGGGTAGCGCTGGCGGATCGGCGTACGCGCCTCGATCTGCTCGAAGCGCTCGCGCGTCATGGGCGCAGCTGTCACAGGCGCCGGCGCTGCAGCGGTGGCGGCGCCGCCCGCTGGCGCTGCGGCCTGGCGGGTATCCGGTGCCTGGGCTGCGACGCCGCCAGCGGCCAGCATCAGCACCAGCGCGCACAGGGAAACGGAGACGCCCTTGGCATCGGCAAAGAAAACTTGCATGTCGTTCTTGATCATCGGTTGAGGGTTCAGGAGAGGCTGTCGGCGATGGAGCGGCGATCCGCATCCAGGTATTCCTTGGACTGCATCTCAATGATACGTGAAACGGTACGGTGGAATTCGTTGGACAGCGTACCCACGGTGTAAAGCTCGTCCGGTTCCACGGCGGCCGACATGATCAGCTTGACCTTGTGGTCGTAGAACACGTCGATGAGCCAGGTAAAGCGGCGCGCCTCCGACGACATGGCCGCCGACATGCGCGGAATGCCCGACAGGATCACGGTCTGGAAGCGGCTGGCCAGTTCCAGGTAATCGTTCTGCGAACGCGGCCCGCCGCACAGGGTGGCGAAATCGAACCAGATGGCGCTGCCGGCGCGACGCAAAGCGCGAATCTCGCGGGCTTCGATGTGCACGCGCGGATCCTCTTCCGTCGCCTCGGCCACAGCGGCAAAGGCGGCCCGCAGCTCTTCGTCGGTCTTGGCGTTCAGGGGCGTGTGGTAGACCTTGACCTGCTCCAGCACGCGCTTGCGGTAGTCGATGCCGGCGTCGATGTTCATGACGTCCAGCTTTTCCTTGAGCAGCGCAATGGTCGGCAGCATGCGGTCGCGGTGCAGGCCATCCGGATAGAGCGTGCTGGGCTCGTAGTTGGACGTCATGACGAAGGACACGCCGTGATCGAACAGGCCCTTCAAGAGGTTGTAGAGGATCATCGCATCGGCGATGTCGGAGACGTGGAATTCGTCGAAACAGATCAGGCGGTACTTCTTGGCGATGCGCTTGGCGACCTCGTCCAGCGGGTCGGCAATGCCCTTCAATTCATCGAGCTGGCGATGCACATCGCGCATGAATTCGTGGAAGTGCAGGCGCGTCTTGCGCACCACCGGCACCACCGAATAGAAGCTGTCCATCAGGAAGGACTTGCCGCGCCCTACCCCGCCCCACATGTAGACGCCGCGCGGCACGGCCGGCCGGCTGATCAGGCGCTTGAAGGTGGAGGCGCGCTGGGCCTTGTAGGCCACCCATTCCTCATAGGCGCGCTGCAGGCGCTCGATGGCGCGCAACTGCGCTTCATCAGGTTGGTAACCGCGCTGGGACAGCGACTGTTCGTAGAATTGACGGACATCCATGGTGTGGTCTTGTAAAACGACAATGGGCGAGCCAGGCTCGCCCATTGGGTTGGCATCTCAATGCGCACTATGCGGGCAACTCGAACGCGGCCAGCCCCAGGGGCTGGCCAGGCGTCGGCGACCCGTATTGTCGCACTGATCGCGCATCAGAAGTTCAATGCGCGCTTGTCGACGGCCAGAGCCGCTTCCTTGGTCGCTTCGGACAGCGAGGGGTGAGCGTGGCAGATACGGGCGATGTCTTCGGAGGAAGCACGGAATTCCATCGCCACGACGGCTTCGGAAATCAGCTCGGAGGCCATCGGGCCGACGATGTGCACGCCCAGGATCTCATCGGTCTTGGCATCGGCCAGGAACTTCACCATGCCCGAGGTATCGCCCAGCGCACGGGCGCGGCCGTTGGCCAGGAACGGGAAGGTACCGGCCTTGTACTGCACGCCTTCGGCCTTCAGTTGCTGCTCGGTCTTGCCGACCCAGGCGATTTCCGGCGAGGTGTAGATGACCCAGGGAATGGTGTTGAAGTTGACGTGACCATGCTGACCAGCGATACGCTCGGCCACGGCAACGCCTTCTTCCTCAGCCTTGTGGGCCAGCATCGGACCACGGACCACGTCACCGACCGCCCACACGTTGGGCAGGTTGGTCTTGCAGTCGCCGTCCACGGCGATGAAGCCGCGCTCGTCCAGCTTCAGGCCCACGCCTTCGGCGTTGAGGCCAATGGTGTTGGGGGTACGGCCGATCGAGACGATCAGCTTGTCGAATTCGCCGGTGTGGGCGTCGCCCTTGGCATCGGTGTATTCGACGGAAACGCTGTTCTTGCCAGCCTTGATGGCGCCGATCTTCACACCCAGGTTCACGGCCAGGCCTTGCTTGGTCAGCAGCTTCTGGGCTTCCTTGGCGATCTGCTCGTCCACTGCACCCAGGAAGGTCGGCAGCGCCTCCAGCACGGTCACTTCCGCGCCCAGGCGACGCCAGACCGAACCCATTTCCAGGCCGATCACGCCGGCGCCGATCACGCCCAGCTTCTTCGGCACTTCGGTGATGGACAGTGCGCCGGTGTTGGAGAGGATCAGCTTTTCATCGAACTCGGCGCCCGGCAGTGCGCGGGCGTTGGAGCCGGTAGCGACGATGACGTGCTTGGCGGTGATGGTTTCTTCGGCAGCACCCGCGACCTTGATTTCGTAGCCATTGGCGTCGCCCTTGACGAAGGAGCCGCGGCCGTGGAAGAAGCTGACCTTGTTCTTCTTGAACAGGTACAGGATGCCGTCGTTGTTCTGCTTGACCACGGTATTCTTGCGGCCCAGCATCTTTTCCAGGTTCAGGCCCAGGCCCTTGACTTCGATGCCGTGCTCGGCGAAGCCGTGGCTGGCGTGCTCATAGTGTTCGGAGGATTGCAGCAGCGCCTTGGAGGGGATGCAGCCGACGTTGGTGCAGGTGCCGCCCGGTGCGGGGCCGCCCTTTTCGTTCTTCCATTCGTCGATGCAGGCGGTGTTGAAGCCCAGTTGCGCTGCGCGGATGGCGGCGATGTAACCGCCAGGGCCGCCACCGATGACGACCACGTCAAAATTCTTGCTCATGTGTGTATTCCTGATTCGTTGTGCGCATCCGCTTCTAGCTCAACTTCCAGCCTGAAGCGGATGCAAAAAGGCGCTGAATGCCTGGGGCCGTTCAGCGCCTAGCTCACGCCGTGATGGCCGGTTGCTTACAGATCCAGCAGCAGACGGGCCGGGTCTTCCAGGGCTTCCTTGATCGCGACCAGCGACAGGACGGCTTCGCGGCCGTCGATGATGCGGTGGTCATAGGACAGCGCGAAGTAGTTGATCGGACGAACCACGACCTGGCCGTTTTCAACCACAGCGCGTTCCTTGGTGGCGTGGATGCCCAGGATCGCCGATTGCGGCGGGTTGATGATCGGGGTCGACAGCATGGAACCGAAGGTACCGCCGTTGGAGACGGTGAAGGTACCGCCCGACAGTTCTTCGATGGACAGCTTGCCGTCCTTGGCCTTCTGGCCGAATTCACCGATCTTCTTCTCGATGTCGGCAATCGACATCTGGTCCGCATCACGCAGGATGGGCACCACCAGACCGCGCGGCGAACCGACGGCCACGCCGATGTCGAAGTAGCCGTGGTAGACGATGTCGTTGCCATCGACCGAGGCGTTGACGATCGGGTACTTCTTCAGGGCATGCACGACCGCCTTGACGAAGAAGGACATGAAGCCCAGCTTGACGCCGTGTTCCTTCTCGAACTTGTCCTTGTACTTGTTGCGCAGGTCGATGACCGGCTGCATGTTGATTTCGTTGAAGGTGGTCAGGATGGCGTTGGTCGATTGCGACTGCACCAGACGCTCGGCCACGCGGGCACGCAGGCGGCTCATCGGCACGCGCTGTTCCGGACGGCTTTCCAGACCGGCCTTGACCGGGGCGGCGACTTGCGCCAGGGCCGGCTTGGCAGCGGCGGCAGGTGCGGCAGCAGGAGCCGACAGCGCGCCCAGCACGTCGCCCTTGGTCACGCGGCCATCCTTGCCGGTGCCGGTGACTTGCGAGGTCGACAGGTTGTTGTCGGCCAGCAGCTTGGCGGCGGCCGGCATGGCGACGTCGCCCTTGGAAGCCAGCTCGGGAGCGGCGACCGGGGTCGGTTCGTTGGTCGCTTGCGGTGCGGGAGCCGCCTTGACTTCGGTCGGGGCCACTTGGGCGGAAGCGTCGGTGTCGAGGATGGCGATCACTTCACCGGCCACGACGGTTGCGCCGTCGGCCTTGATGATCTGGGTGATCACGCCGGCGTCCGGCGAGGGCAGTTCCAGCACGACCTTGTCGGTCTCGATGTCGATCAGGTTTTCGTCACGGGAAACGGGTTCGCCAACCTTCTTGTGCCATTGCAGCAGGGTCGCTTCGGCGACGGATTCCGACAACTGCGGGACTTTTACTTCGATTTGAGCCATTTTCAGGATTCTCCGATTTTCGGGTGATTTCGTTCTTATGGAAACAGGGACGCCCTGCCCTCGCAGCGCGTCCCGTTTGCATCGATGATTACTTGGTCAGCACAAAGCCCTTGAGCTTGGCGAAGGCGGTTTCGATCAGCGCCTTTTGCTGTGCGTAGTGCTTGTCGTAGTAACCGACGGCCGGCGAGGCGCTGGCCGGGCGGCCTGCATAGGCCAGCTTCTGACCTTCGGAGAGATTCTCGAAGATGTTGTGCTGGATCTGCAGCCATGCGCCCTGGTTCTGCGGCTCGTCCTGTGCCCACACCAGTTCGTTGAAGTTGGGGAACTGCTTCAACGCGGCCGCGAAGGCCTTGTGCGGGAACGGATACAGCTGCTCGACGCGGATGATGGCGGTATCGGTCTGGCCACGTTCCTTGCGGGCGTTGACCAGGTCGTAGTACACCTTGCCCGAGCAGGCGACGATGCGCTTGACCTTCTTGGCGTCGATGGTCTCATCGACTTCCGGAATCACGGTCTGGAACGAACCCTTGGCCAGGTCGGACAGCGGGGAACCGGCATCCTTGTTACGCAGCAGCGACTTCGGCGTCATGATGATCAGCGGCTTGCGGAACAGGCGGATCATCTGGCGACGCAGCAGGTGGAAGATCTGCGCAGCGGTGGTGGGCTGCACGACCTGCATGTTGTTGTCGGCGCACAGCTGGAGGTAACGCTCGATACGTGCGGACGAGTGTTCCGGACCCTGGCCTTCGTAGCCGTGGGGCAGCATCTGCACCAGGCCCGAGGCACGGCCCCACTTCACTTCGCCGGAGCTGATGAACTGGTCCATGACGACCTGGGCGCCGTTGGCGAAGTCGCCGAACTGGGCTTCCCAGATGGTCAGGGTGTTCGGTTCAGCGGTCGAGTAGCCATATTCGAAGGCCAGCACGGCTTCTTCGGACAGCACCGAGTCGATCACGGTGAAGGTGGACTGGTTTTCCGCCACGTTCTGCAGCGGGATGAAGGTACCGGCATCCCAACGCTCGCGGTTCTGGTCGTGCAACACGGCGTGACGGTGGGTGAAGGTGCCACGGCCGGCATCCTGACCGGTCAGGCGCACGGCATAGCCGGACGAGACCAGGCTGGCGTAGGCCAGGTGTTCGCCCATGCCCCAGTCCAGGTTCATTTCGCCACGGCCCATGGCGGCGCGGTCGTTCAAGACCTTCTCGACCAGCGAGTGGACCTTGAAGCCTTCCGGCACGGTGGTGATCTTGGCGGCCAGGCGCTTCAATTCAGCCATCGGCACGGCGGTTTCGGCGGCGTCGGTCCACTTGCGGTTCAGGAACGGCAGCCAGTCGACGGCGTACTTGCTCTTGAAGTTGGTCAGCACCGGATCGATGGCGTGCTTGCCGGCGTCCATCGCGGCGCGGTAGGCCTTGACCAGCTCTTCGCCGCCATCGGCGGGGATGGTCTGCTGGGTCACCAGCTTGTCGGCGTAGAGCTTCCGGGTGCCGGGGTGCTGGGCGATCTTCTTGTACATCAGCGGCTGGGTCAGCGCAGGGGTATCTTGCTCGTTGTGGCCCAGCTTGCGGAAGCAGATGATGTCGACCACGATGTCCTTCTTGAACTTCATGCGGTAGTCGACAGCGATCTGGGTGGCGAACACGACGGCTTCCGGATCATCGCCGTTGACGTGCAGCACCGGGGCTTCGATCATCTTGACCACGTCCGAGCAGTACAGGGTCGAGCGGGAGTCGCGCGGATCGGAAGTGGTGAAGCCGATCTGGTTGTTGATGACGATGTGAACCGTGCCGCCGGTGCCGTAGCCACGGGTCTGCGCCAGGTTCAAGGTTTCCATCACCACGCCTTGGCCGGCGAAGGCGGCGTCGCCGTGCACCAGGATCGGCAGCACTTGCGAGCCATCCTTGTCGCCGCGGCGATCCATACGGGCCTTGACCGAACCCTCGACCACCGGGTTGACGATTTCCAGGTGGGACGGGTTGAAGGCCAGCGACAGGTGGACCGGGCCGCCAGGGGTCGACACGTCCGAGGAGAAGCCCTGGTGGTACTTGACGTCACCGGCCGGCAGGTCGTCAGCGTGACGGCCTTCGAATTCGGAGAACAGTTCCTGCGGGGTCTTGCCCAGGATGTTGACCAGCACGTTCAGACGGCCACGGTGGGCCATGCCGATGACGATTTCCTGCACGCCCTTTTCACCGGCGCGCTGGATGGTTTCGTCCAGCGAGGCGATGAAGGACTCGCCGCCTTCCAGCGAGAAGCGCTTCTGGCCGACGTACTTGGTGTGGAGGTAGCGTTCCAGGCCTTCAGCGGCGGTCAGGCGTTCCAGGATGTGCTTCTTCTTCTCGGAGGAGAAGCTGGGCACGGCACGGGTCGGCTCCAGGCGCTCTTCCAGCCAGCGCACTTCGGCCATGTCCGAGATGTAGGTGAACTCGGCGCCGATGGAGCGCGTGTAGGTGTCGCGCAGCATCTGCAGCAGGTCGCGCAGGGAGGCGGTTTCCGGGCCGAAGTAGGTGTTGTTGATGTTGAACACGATGTCCATGTCGGCATCGGTGAAGCCGTAGAAGGAGGGATCGAGTTCGGGGATATTGGGGCGTTCCTGGCGCTGCAGCGGGTCCAGGTTGGCGAAACGGGAACCGAGGTCACGGTAGCCGGCGATCAGTTGGGTGACAGCGACGCGCTTGCGGCCCATGTCGGAGTCGGCGGAAGCGATGACGGTGCGGATCGGGCCTTGCTTGGCGCGTTCGGCGAAGGAAGCGATCACCGGAGCGTGGGCCACGTCAGGACGGGTGGAGCCGTCGGTAGCGGGAACGTGTTGCACGGCGTCGAAATAAGCACGCCAGTTGTCGGGGACGGAGCCGGGATTATTCAGGTAGGCTTCGTACAGTTCTTCGATGTACGGAGCATTCCCACCGAACAGGTAGGAGTTGATGTTGTATTGCTCGTAGAGCTTTGTCATTTGCTCACCTTTCTTCGCGCTTCGCGAGATTAGCGGGTTTCTACACCTTCCGCGACACGGCCTGACCGGTTAGCGGATTGCATCAAGTTGTGGGGGAAGGACCTTGTCTACCTGAACTTCTGTACGTCATCCAGTCAGCGCTTCGGAATTATATCTCCTAATATCAAATAAAAAAGCGAATCCACAGGGATTCGCTTTTTTATTTGAAACCGGATGCGACGGGCGTTTCCTATCACCAACGCCCAGCCGCAAAGCCTTGCCGCACGGCCTTTCCGCCCTCCTCCATGGACTCCCGGAGACTAGGAACGGGTCGCTCCGCACGAACCGCCGTTGTCGGCCAGACAAGTCTGGCCGACAACGGCGGCGACCGATCAGCGCTTGTCGATCGGCGGCACGTCGCGACGCGGCGAGCCAACGAAGAGCTGACGGGGACGGCCGATCTTCTGTTCCGGATCCGAGATCATTTCGTTCCATTGGGCGATCCAGCCAATGGTACGGG is drawn from Herbaspirillum seropedicae and contains these coding sequences:
- the zapE gene encoding cell division protein ZapE, whose amino-acid sequence is MDVRQFYEQSLSQRGYQPDEAQLRAIERLQRAYEEWVAYKAQRASTFKRLISRPAVPRGVYMWGGVGRGKSFLMDSFYSVVPVVRKTRLHFHEFMRDVHRQLDELKGIADPLDEVAKRIAKKYRLICFDEFHVSDIADAMILYNLLKGLFDHGVSFVMTSNYEPSTLYPDGLHRDRMLPTIALLKEKLDVMNIDAGIDYRKRVLEQVKVYHTPLNAKTDEELRAAFAAVAEATEEDPRVHIEAREIRALRRAGSAIWFDFATLCGGPRSQNDYLELASRFQTVILSGIPRMSAAMSSEARRFTWLIDVFYDHKVKLIMSAAVEPDELYTVGTLSNEFHRTVSRIIEMQSKEYLDADRRSIADSLS
- the lpdA gene encoding dihydrolipoyl dehydrogenase — translated: MSKNFDVVVIGGGPGGYIAAIRAAQLGFNTACIDEWKNEKGGPAPGGTCTNVGCIPSKALLQSSEHYEHASHGFAEHGIEVKGLGLNLEKMLGRKNTVVKQNNDGILYLFKKNKVSFFHGRGSFVKGDANGYEIKVAGAAEETITAKHVIVATGSNARALPGAEFDEKLILSNTGALSITEVPKKLGVIGAGVIGLEMGSVWRRLGAEVTVLEALPTFLGAVDEQIAKEAQKLLTKQGLAVNLGVKIGAIKAGKNSVSVEYTDAKGDAHTGEFDKLIVSIGRTPNTIGLNAEGVGLKLDERGFIAVDGDCKTNLPNVWAVGDVVRGPMLAHKAEEEGVAVAERIAGQHGHVNFNTIPWVIYTSPEIAWVGKTEQQLKAEGVQYKAGTFPFLANGRARALGDTSGMVKFLADAKTDEILGVHIVGPMASELISEAVVAMEFRASSEDIARICHAHPSLSEATKEAALAVDKRALNF
- the odhB gene encoding 2-oxoglutarate dehydrogenase complex dihydrolipoyllysine-residue succinyltransferase, whose translation is MAQIEVKVPQLSESVAEATLLQWHKKVGEPVSRDENLIDIETDKVVLELPSPDAGVITQIIKADGATVVAGEVIAILDTDASAQVAPTEVKAAPAPQATNEPTPVAAPELASKGDVAMPAAAKLLADNNLSTSQVTGTGKDGRVTKGDVLGALSAPAAAPAAAAKPALAQVAAPVKAGLESRPEQRVPMSRLRARVAERLVQSQSTNAILTTFNEINMQPVIDLRNKYKDKFEKEHGVKLGFMSFFVKAVVHALKKYPIVNASVDGNDIVYHGYFDIGVAVGSPRGLVVPILRDADQMSIADIEKKIGEFGQKAKDGKLSIEELSGGTFTVSNGGTFGSMLSTPIINPPQSAILGIHATKERAVVENGQVVVRPINYFALSYDHRIIDGREAVLSLVAIKEALEDPARLLLDL
- a CDS encoding 2-oxoglutarate dehydrogenase E1 component, with the protein product MTKLYEQYNINSYLFGGNAPYIEELYEAYLNNPGSVPDNWRAYFDAVQHVPATDGSTRPDVAHAPVIASFAERAKQGPIRTVIASADSDMGRKRVAVTQLIAGYRDLGSRFANLDPLQRQERPNIPELDPSFYGFTDADMDIVFNINNTYFGPETASLRDLLQMLRDTYTRSIGAEFTYISDMAEVRWLEERLEPTRAVPSFSSEKKKHILERLTAAEGLERYLHTKYVGQKRFSLEGGESFIASLDETIQRAGEKGVQEIVIGMAHRGRLNVLVNILGKTPQELFSEFEGRHADDLPAGDVKYHQGFSSDVSTPGGPVHLSLAFNPSHLEIVNPVVEGSVKARMDRRGDKDGSQVLPILVHGDAAFAGQGVVMETLNLAQTRGYGTGGTVHIVINNQIGFTTSDPRDSRSTLYCSDVVKMIEAPVLHVNGDDPEAVVFATQIAVDYRMKFKKDIVVDIICFRKLGHNEQDTPALTQPLMYKKIAQHPGTRKLYADKLVTQQTIPADGGEELVKAYRAAMDAGKHAIDPVLTNFKSKYAVDWLPFLNRKWTDAAETAVPMAELKRLAAKITTVPEGFKVHSLVEKVLNDRAAMGRGEMNLDWGMGEHLAYASLVSSGYAVRLTGQDAGRGTFTHRHAVLHDQNRERWDAGTFIPLQNVAENQSTFTVIDSVLSEEAVLAFEYGYSTAEPNTLTIWEAQFGDFANGAQVVMDQFISSGEVKWGRASGLVQMLPHGYEGQGPEHSSARIERYLQLCADNNMQVVQPTTAAQIFHLLRRQMIRLFRKPLIIMTPKSLLRNKDAGSPLSDLAKGSFQTVIPEVDETIDAKKVKRIVACSGKVYYDLVNARKERGQTDTAIIRVEQLYPFPHKAFAAALKQFPNFNELVWAQDEPQNQGAWLQIQHNIFENLSEGQKLAYAGRPASASPAVGYYDKHYAQQKALIETAFAKLKGFVLTK